In Cyanobacterium stanieri LEGE 03274, one genomic interval encodes:
- the rpsO gene encoding 30S ribosomal protein S15 produces MSLTQEKKQEIIGQFQAHETDTGSSALQVALLSARISQLTEHLKVNKKDHSSRRGLLKIIGKRKRLLGYIKRKDPQGYQDLIKKLGIRG; encoded by the coding sequence ATGAGTTTAACCCAAGAGAAAAAACAAGAAATTATCGGTCAATTTCAAGCCCATGAAACCGACACAGGATCTTCAGCCCTACAGGTTGCCCTACTAAGTGCCAGAATCAGCCAATTAACCGAACATCTCAAGGTTAACAAAAAAGATCATTCCTCCCGCCGTGGTCTTTTAAAGATCATTGGTAAACGTAAACGTTTGTTAGGATATATCAAGAGAAAAGATCCCCAAGGATACCAAGATTTAATCAAAAAATTAGGTATTCGTGGTTAA